The following proteins come from a genomic window of Aquimarina sp. MAR_2010_214:
- a CDS encoding succinate dehydrogenase/fumarate reductase iron-sulfur subunit, with product MNLTLKIWRQSDANSKGKLVDYSISGIEGDMSFLEMLDVLNEDLINKGEEPVVFDHDCREGICGACSLQINGEPHGPDRLITTCQLHMRKFNDGDTIYIEPFRAKAFPVVKDLMVDRSSFERIQHAGGYISVNTSGNTQDANAIPIRKEDADEAMDAATCIGCGACVAACKNASAMLFTSAKVSQFALLPQGQVEATERVLAMVNQMDEEGFGNCTNTGACEIECPKGISLENIARMNREYLKASMKG from the coding sequence ATGAATCTTACATTAAAAATATGGCGTCAAAGTGATGCTAATTCCAAAGGAAAGTTAGTAGACTATAGTATTTCTGGAATAGAAGGAGACATGTCTTTTTTAGAAATGTTAGACGTGTTAAATGAAGACTTGATCAATAAAGGAGAAGAACCTGTAGTTTTTGATCACGATTGTAGAGAAGGAATCTGTGGAGCCTGTTCATTACAGATCAATGGCGAACCTCATGGCCCAGATCGTTTGATAACTACCTGCCAATTGCATATGCGTAAGTTTAATGATGGAGATACTATTTATATAGAACCGTTTAGAGCAAAGGCATTTCCTGTAGTAAAGGATTTAATGGTAGATCGCTCTTCTTTTGAACGCATACAGCATGCAGGAGGATATATTTCTGTCAATACCTCAGGAAATACACAAGACGCAAATGCTATCCCTATTCGTAAAGAAGATGCAGACGAAGCTATGGATGCAGCAACTTGTATTGGTTGTGGAGCCTGTGTAGCTGCTTGTAAAAATGCTTCAGCAATGTTATTTACTTCGGCTAAAGTTTCGCAATTTGCATTGCTACCACAAGGTCAGGTAGAAGCTACAGAACGTGTGTTGGCAATGGTAAACCAAATGGACGAAGAAGGATTTGGTAACTGTACCAATACTGGTGCTTGTGAGATTGAATGTCCTAAAGGGATTTCTTTAGAAAATATTGCTCGAATGAATCGTGAATATTTGAAAGCAAGTATGAAAGGATAA
- a CDS encoding phosphatidylserine decarboxylase, which yields MDNLTVSLESSKVRIEFLNEKCKIDNDFLSLLIESLEKAKSKAEKNLNENLYNALEWPTNVEDYVAYLRFFSRWAPRQSGEEAWKNPEDGQSQEVYDRLCHFYWLIDQKVGKGETTIVENIPWFSQWLVDYAKDWGSFLNTTDSFDDEILESFIKYSPKYRVEDSMVKGKPNNPSGWLTFNQFFARELNPGLRPIENPEDNTVIACPADCTYKQTYAIDADSNIPKIKMKKTHEYASIQKLLEGSQYKDAFANGTFVHYFLGPYSYHRFHTPVAGFIRECYPVQGLVYLDVHINQNQFNAPDQSRGGYEFTQARGVVTIDTTNSDYGNVGIVAVIPIGMCQVSSVNMIATPNRQCLKGDEFGYFLFGGSDIIVLFQEGVNPEINTSLDYRHYGREMAKGRILD from the coding sequence ATGGATAATCTAACAGTTTCTTTAGAATCCTCAAAAGTTCGTATTGAATTTTTGAACGAAAAATGTAAAATTGACAATGATTTCTTAAGCCTTTTGATCGAGTCTTTAGAAAAGGCAAAAAGCAAAGCCGAAAAGAACTTAAATGAGAATTTGTATAATGCATTAGAGTGGCCAACAAATGTAGAGGATTATGTTGCTTATCTAAGATTTTTTAGTAGGTGGGCACCACGTCAGAGTGGAGAAGAAGCTTGGAAAAATCCAGAAGATGGGCAAAGCCAAGAAGTATATGATCGTTTATGTCACTTTTATTGGTTGATTGACCAAAAAGTTGGAAAAGGAGAGACTACTATTGTAGAAAATATCCCATGGTTTAGTCAATGGCTAGTCGATTATGCAAAGGATTGGGGAAGCTTTTTAAATACTACAGATTCTTTTGATGACGAAATTTTGGAATCATTTATAAAATATTCTCCAAAATATAGAGTAGAAGACTCTATGGTTAAAGGGAAGCCTAATAATCCAAGTGGATGGTTAACGTTTAATCAATTTTTTGCAAGAGAATTGAATCCTGGTTTACGTCCAATTGAAAACCCAGAAGATAATACAGTGATAGCATGTCCTGCCGATTGTACATATAAACAAACTTATGCTATTGATGCCGATTCTAATATTCCGAAAATAAAGATGAAAAAGACACATGAATATGCAAGTATTCAAAAACTATTAGAAGGTAGTCAGTATAAAGATGCTTTTGCTAACGGTACTTTTGTACATTATTTTCTAGGACCATATTCATATCATCGTTTTCATACACCAGTAGCTGGTTTTATAAGAGAGTGTTATCCAGTGCAAGGATTGGTATATCTAGATGTACATATTAATCAGAATCAGTTTAATGCTCCAGATCAATCTCGGGGAGGATATGAGTTTACACAAGCAAGAGGGGTTGTTACTATTGATACAACAAACTCTGATTATGGTAATGTCGGAATCGTTGCGGTTATCCCTATTGGTATGTGTCAGGTATCTTCAGTAAATATGATTGCTACACCAAATAGACAATGTCTTAAAGGAGATGAGTTTGGGTATTTTCTGTTTGGAGGGTCTGATATTATTGTTTTGTTTCAAGAAGGTGTAAATCCTGAAATAAATACTAGTTTAGATTATAGACATTATGGAAGAGAGATGGCTAAAGGAAGGATTTTAGATTAA